One Streptomyces sp. SAI-135 DNA segment encodes these proteins:
- a CDS encoding alpha/beta hydrolase produces the protein MSVLLDVTHHTAALNGITQHWVSAGDGPPVYLLHGFPETWYAWRKQIPVLAEQFTVIAPDLRGYGATEKPASGYDKRTMANDLAALMDHHGHARATVVGHDRGARVGTRFAKDYPARIDRFVTIDNVPTRVLMEKVSPPLAQLGWFLTFLNVPDLPEALIAGREEEWLTHFYRSWSYDPEMLTHEEIDVYVRAYKQPGAVRGAAMDYRASGEDVAQDLVDADQLITCPVLALWGQDFEQNGRFFDVLEVWKGMAHDVRGFGIPQCGHLCMEEQPDIVNNALLAFLAGGSES, from the coding sequence ATGAGCGTGTTACTCGATGTCACTCACCACACTGCGGCGCTGAACGGCATCACCCAGCACTGGGTCAGTGCGGGCGACGGGCCGCCGGTGTACCTGCTGCACGGCTTCCCGGAGACCTGGTACGCCTGGCGCAAACAGATTCCGGTCCTGGCCGAGCAGTTCACAGTCATCGCACCCGACCTGCGCGGCTATGGCGCGACCGAAAAGCCGGCGAGCGGCTACGACAAGCGGACGATGGCCAACGATTTGGCTGCGCTCATGGACCACCACGGCCATGCGCGTGCCACCGTCGTCGGGCATGACCGGGGCGCGCGGGTCGGCACCCGGTTCGCCAAGGACTACCCCGCCCGCATCGACCGTTTCGTCACGATCGACAACGTCCCGACCCGAGTGCTGATGGAGAAGGTCAGCCCTCCGTTGGCTCAGCTGGGCTGGTTCTTGACCTTCTTGAACGTACCGGACCTCCCGGAGGCCCTGATCGCCGGCCGTGAGGAGGAGTGGCTCACCCACTTTTACCGTTCGTGGTCGTACGACCCTGAAATGCTCACCCATGAAGAGATCGACGTCTACGTCCGGGCCTACAAGCAACCTGGAGCCGTTCGGGGAGCTGCCATGGACTACCGAGCCTCGGGTGAGGATGTGGCTCAGGACCTCGTCGATGCCGACCAGCTGATCACCTGCCCGGTCCTCGCTCTTTGGGGTCAGGACTTCGAGCAGAACGGCCGGTTCTTCGACGTTCTGGAGGTCTGGAAGGGCATGGCGCACGACGTGCGCGGCTTCGGTATTCCGCAGTGCGGCCACCTCTGCATGGAGGAACAGCCCGACATCGTCAACAACGCGTTGCTGGCCTTCCTCGCCGGCGGCTCGGAATCGTG